One stretch of Argiope bruennichi chromosome 3, qqArgBrue1.1, whole genome shotgun sequence DNA includes these proteins:
- the LOC129962935 gene encoding uncharacterized protein LOC129962935 produces MDQNACLPQQRSTINGLTVLKAITHLQKLNGFSVNNLKKYLTNQYGIDSQALDATIKPIMKMAMDRNILKNLGDTGKVSECKRRKKSSGGGKKRRKSSGGKKRKKSSGAKKSGGKRRRRSKKSAAVPE; encoded by the coding sequence atggatcAAAATGCTTGTCTTCCTCAACAACGATCGACAATAAACGGACTCACCGTTTTGAAAGCCATCACGCATTTGCAAAAACTAAATGGTTTCTCGGTGAATAATCTCAAGAAATATCTCACCAATCAGTATGGAATTGACTCCCAAGCCTTGGATGCAACCATCAAGCCAATCATGAAGATGGCCATGGACCGAAACATCCTGAAAAATCTTGGCGATACCGGAAAAGTATCCGAATGTAAAAGACGTAAAAAATCTTCAGGAGGCGGCAAAAAACGTAGGAAGTCTTCTGGAGGTAAAAAGAGGAAGAAGTCCTCTGGAGCAAAAAAATCGGGGGGAAAACGACGAAGGAGGTCCAAGAAGAGTGCAGCGGTCCCGGAATAA
- the LOC129963733 gene encoding organic cation transporter protein-like isoform X1 encodes MDFDLILDYLGHFGKFQFYVMLLAGIAQLFGGMHIPSSIFLTPMDKVNDFNPIRCYVPHCDNNQTQYLENFVQFAIPNITDEQGSSPNPCERYEIITGEDYCGPHAFNVNKTVSCDQFVWDHSEYENTALSEFNIVCKKSWNGAASSSVFMFGVLFGSASFGTFADKFGRKNVMMSASLVMLISSIGTAFAPSFGIFSFLRFITAAAVSGLFQTGYILAVEYIGTSKRLICANIMQIVFAIGELILSLVAYFVRKWRYLELAISIPAAILLVYYWLLPESVRWLISKGKHSKAKKTVLKAAKWNNATIPEHLLRAAEYTNIDPEMDQRQQSAGPLSLVRTPQIRKWSLNIFFNWIVNAMVYYGLSLSTGHLSGNVYGNFAILAAVEIPAVLLATWALYYCGRRYVLCAVMVFGGLSCGATVFVPQYLAWVSTLLAVLGKSAIAASFAIIYIYSAEIYPTVLRSTGIGFSSMFARLGGMIAPIINELRKVYRPLPMIIFAIASISSGLLALALPETHNRQLPESIEEAESFGSPRDAGFERMLHRPRNLPTIGSISPRALRRNVEETRRLLDDC; translated from the exons ATGGATTTCGACCTAATTTTAGATTATCTTGgacattttggaaaatttcaattttatgttatgttattagCTGGCATAGCACAACTTTTTGGGGGCATGCATATACCTTCAAGCATTTTTCTGACTCCGATGGATAAAGTTAATGATTTTAATCCCATAAG gtgCTATGTGCCTCATTGTGATAATAATCAAACTCAATACCTGGAAAATTTTGTTCAGTTTGCTATTCCTAACATCACAGATGAACAGGGTTCATCCCCTAATCCCTGTGAGCGTTATGAAATTATTACAGGAGAGGACTATTGTGGACCGCATGCATTCAATGTTAATAAAACTGTTTCATGTGATCAGTTTGTTTGGGACCATTCAGAATATGAAAATACTGCTTTGTCAGAA tttaatatagtTTGTAAGAAAAGTTGGAATGGAGCTGCTTCAAGCTCAGTTTTTATGTTTGGTGTTCTCTTTGGATCTGCAAGTTTTGGAACATTTGCAGATAA ATTTGGACGAAAAAATGTTATGATGTCAGCTTCTTTAGTAATGCTGATTTCATCCATTGGAACAGCCTTTGCACCAAGTTTTggaatcttttcttttcttcgttTCATAACTGCTGCTGCTGTTAGTGGTCTTTTTCAAACTGGATACATATTAg ctgtTGAATACATAGGTACATCAAAACGTCTTATCTGTGCAAATATCATGCAAATTGTATTTGCAATAGGTGAACTAATTTTAAGTCTTGTTgcttattttgtaagaaaatggaGATATTTAGAGCTAGCAATTTCAATTCCAGCTGCGATTTTGCTTGTTTATTATTG gtTGTTACCCGAGTCTGTAAGATGGCTGATTTCAAAAGGTAAACACAGTAAGGCTAAAAAGACTGTATTAAAAGCTGCAAAATGGAACAATGCTACCATTCCTGAACATTTATTGAGAGCGGCTGAATAT ACAAATATAGATCCAGAAATGGATCAACGTCAGCAATCTGCAGGTCCTTTAAGTTTAGTCAGAACACCTCAAATACGAAAATggagcttaaatatattttttaattg gatTGTCAATGCCATGGTTTACTATGGTCTGTCTTTGAGTACTGGACACTTGAGTGGAAATGTTTATGGAAATTTTGCCATATTAGCTGCTGTTGAAATACCAGCTGTTCTACTAGCAACTTGGGCCTTATAttattgtggaagaagatatgtATTATGTGCAGTAATGGTTTTTGGGGGCCTTTCATGTGGAGCAACTGTTTTTGTTCCTCAAT ATCTTGCTTGGGTGTCGACTCTTCTTGCTGTTCTGGGTAAAAGTGCAATTGCAGCATCCTTTGCCATAATCTACATATACTCAGCAGAGATCTATCCTACAGTTCTGCGAAGCACTGGTATTGGTTTTAGCAGCATGTTTGCTCGTTTAGGTGGAATGATAGCACCTATTATCAATGAGCTA AGGAAAGTCTACAGGCCATTACCTATGATTATATTTGCAATTGCATCTATTTCTTCTGGTCTTCTCGCATTAGCACTGCCAGAAACACACAACAGACAGCTACCTGAAAGCATTGAAGAAGCTGAAAGCTTTGGATC TCCTAGAGATGCTGGGTTTGAAAGAATGTTACATAGACCACGAAATTTACCAACTATTGGCAGCATATCTCCAAGAGCTCTTAGAAGAAATGTGGAAGAAACAAGGAGATTGTTAGATGATTgctga
- the LOC129963733 gene encoding organic cation transporter protein-like isoform X2: MDFTKILEHLGHFGFFQAFVYILACIVQLFVGSHMLANVFLMGEPKHRCYVPHCDNNQTQYLENFVQFAIPNITDEQGSSPNPCERYEIITGEDYCGPHAFNVNKTVSCDQFVWDHSEYENTALSEFNIVCKKSWNGAASSSVFMFGVLFGSASFGTFADKFGRKNVMMSASLVMLISSIGTAFAPSFGIFSFLRFITAAAVSGLFQTGYILAVEYIGTSKRLICANIMQIVFAIGELILSLVAYFVRKWRYLELAISIPAAILLVYYWLLPESVRWLISKGKHSKAKKTVLKAAKWNNATIPEHLLRAAEYTNIDPEMDQRQQSAGPLSLVRTPQIRKWSLNIFFNWIVNAMVYYGLSLSTGHLSGNVYGNFAILAAVEIPAVLLATWALYYCGRRYVLCAVMVFGGLSCGATVFVPQYLAWVSTLLAVLGKSAIAASFAIIYIYSAEIYPTVLRSTGIGFSSMFARLGGMIAPIINELRKVYRPLPMIIFAIASISSGLLALALPETHNRQLPESIEEAESFGSPRDAGFERMLHRPRNLPTIGSISPRALRRNVEETRRLLDDC, from the exons atggattttactaaaattcttgaacatttaggacattttggattttttcaagcatttgtgTATATTTTAGCATGTATTGTACAGCTTTTCGTTGGCTCACATATGTTGGCTAATGTATTCCTCATGGGGGAACCGAAACACAG gtgCTATGTGCCTCATTGTGATAATAATCAAACTCAATACCTGGAAAATTTTGTTCAGTTTGCTATTCCTAACATCACAGATGAACAGGGTTCATCCCCTAATCCCTGTGAGCGTTATGAAATTATTACAGGAGAGGACTATTGTGGACCGCATGCATTCAATGTTAATAAAACTGTTTCATGTGATCAGTTTGTTTGGGACCATTCAGAATATGAAAATACTGCTTTGTCAGAA tttaatatagtTTGTAAGAAAAGTTGGAATGGAGCTGCTTCAAGCTCAGTTTTTATGTTTGGTGTTCTCTTTGGATCTGCAAGTTTTGGAACATTTGCAGATAA ATTTGGACGAAAAAATGTTATGATGTCAGCTTCTTTAGTAATGCTGATTTCATCCATTGGAACAGCCTTTGCACCAAGTTTTggaatcttttcttttcttcgttTCATAACTGCTGCTGCTGTTAGTGGTCTTTTTCAAACTGGATACATATTAg ctgtTGAATACATAGGTACATCAAAACGTCTTATCTGTGCAAATATCATGCAAATTGTATTTGCAATAGGTGAACTAATTTTAAGTCTTGTTgcttattttgtaagaaaatggaGATATTTAGAGCTAGCAATTTCAATTCCAGCTGCGATTTTGCTTGTTTATTATTG gtTGTTACCCGAGTCTGTAAGATGGCTGATTTCAAAAGGTAAACACAGTAAGGCTAAAAAGACTGTATTAAAAGCTGCAAAATGGAACAATGCTACCATTCCTGAACATTTATTGAGAGCGGCTGAATAT ACAAATATAGATCCAGAAATGGATCAACGTCAGCAATCTGCAGGTCCTTTAAGTTTAGTCAGAACACCTCAAATACGAAAATggagcttaaatatattttttaattg gatTGTCAATGCCATGGTTTACTATGGTCTGTCTTTGAGTACTGGACACTTGAGTGGAAATGTTTATGGAAATTTTGCCATATTAGCTGCTGTTGAAATACCAGCTGTTCTACTAGCAACTTGGGCCTTATAttattgtggaagaagatatgtATTATGTGCAGTAATGGTTTTTGGGGGCCTTTCATGTGGAGCAACTGTTTTTGTTCCTCAAT ATCTTGCTTGGGTGTCGACTCTTCTTGCTGTTCTGGGTAAAAGTGCAATTGCAGCATCCTTTGCCATAATCTACATATACTCAGCAGAGATCTATCCTACAGTTCTGCGAAGCACTGGTATTGGTTTTAGCAGCATGTTTGCTCGTTTAGGTGGAATGATAGCACCTATTATCAATGAGCTA AGGAAAGTCTACAGGCCATTACCTATGATTATATTTGCAATTGCATCTATTTCTTCTGGTCTTCTCGCATTAGCACTGCCAGAAACACACAACAGACAGCTACCTGAAAGCATTGAAGAAGCTGAAAGCTTTGGATC TCCTAGAGATGCTGGGTTTGAAAGAATGTTACATAGACCACGAAATTTACCAACTATTGGCAGCATATCTCCAAGAGCTCTTAGAAGAAATGTGGAAGAAACAAGGAGATTGTTAGATGATTgctga